A region of Mammaliicoccus sp. Dog046 DNA encodes the following proteins:
- a CDS encoding gluconate:H+ symporter, with translation MFGEYWPLVSVVIGVLILLILIMYLKLNTFIALIMTSMITGIILGMPLDKIVETVEKGMGDTLGHIAIIFGLGSILGKLLSDGGGATRIADTLINTFGKKYVTWAMIIASFIIGISLFLEVAFVLLIPLVFTLAKRMKISNLQVGIPMGTSIAVTHGFLPPHPGPVAISEAVNANIGQVLLYGLIIGIPLAIIVGGTFPKIARVLAPSAFEKEGNTASIGKMATIDPNKLPGFGISLLTALLPVILMLFATVVQLITGHDQGPTNWFESIVFLLGSSVSAMLIAVLFAIYSMGIKQSKNMTEITKTFEEAIGPIAMLLLIIGGGGTFKQVLIDGGVGDTISTIFHGTNMSPIFLAWLAAALLRVALGSTTVAAISSVGIVLPLLTSSDVNISLVVLAIGAGSIFCSHVNDAGFWMFKEYFGLTIKETFLTWTLLESILSVLGLVFILLANMML, from the coding sequence ATGTTTGGAGAATATTGGCCACTAGTGAGTGTCGTTATAGGGGTGCTTATATTACTTATACTGATTATGTACTTAAAATTAAATACCTTTATTGCTTTAATAATGACGTCGATGATTACGGGAATCATCTTAGGTATGCCACTAGATAAGATTGTAGAAACAGTTGAAAAGGGAATGGGCGATACGTTAGGTCATATTGCGATTATCTTTGGATTGGGCTCGATTTTAGGAAAGTTATTATCTGATGGTGGTGGCGCAACAAGAATTGCTGACACATTGATCAATACATTTGGTAAAAAATATGTGACATGGGCAATGATTATTGCATCATTTATTATAGGGATTTCATTATTTTTAGAAGTCGCATTTGTATTATTAATTCCTTTAGTATTTACTTTAGCTAAAAGAATGAAAATATCGAATTTACAGGTTGGGATTCCAATGGGGACTTCAATTGCTGTGACACACGGATTTTTACCGCCACATCCTGGACCAGTTGCGATTTCTGAAGCGGTAAATGCGAATATTGGACAAGTATTACTTTATGGGTTAATTATTGGAATACCGTTAGCAATTATTGTTGGTGGTACATTCCCTAAAATTGCGCGTGTTCTAGCACCTAGCGCATTTGAAAAAGAAGGTAATACAGCAAGTATTGGAAAGATGGCAACAATCGATCCTAATAAATTACCAGGATTCGGCATAAGTTTGTTAACGGCTTTATTGCCAGTTATATTAATGCTGTTTGCAACAGTAGTACAATTGATTACTGGACATGATCAAGGACCTACAAATTGGTTTGAATCTATTGTATTTTTACTAGGTTCATCAGTAAGTGCAATGCTTATAGCTGTGTTATTTGCCATTTACTCTATGGGTATTAAACAATCTAAGAATATGACAGAAATTACGAAGACTTTTGAGGAAGCTATTGGGCCAATCGCAATGTTACTGCTTATTATTGGTGGCGGTGGAACGTTTAAACAAGTATTAATAGATGGTGGAGTTGGAGATACAATTTCAACAATCTTCCACGGTACAAATATGTCACCAATTTTCTTAGCATGGTTAGCAGCTGCATTATTAAGAGTTGCTTTAGGATCTACTACAGTTGCAGCAATTTCTTCAGTTGGTATCGTCTTACCATTACTGACATCGTCTGATGTTAATATTTCATTAGTCGTATTAGCGATTGGGGCAGGTAGTATATTCTGTTCACATGTGAATGATGCAGGTTTCTGGATGTTTAAAGAATATTTTGGACTAACAATTAAAGAGACATTTTTAACATGGACATTGTTAGAATCTATCTTATCAGTACTCGGTCTAGTGTTTATTTTATTAGCTAATATGATGTTATAA
- a CDS encoding transglycosylase: MKKALLTSSLAVAIGATGVASSTHVADAAEQNVNKEQLAQLAQSNAPELNQHGIQEGAYDINFTLNGFEYNFQSDGSNFTWEYHATNAADSASTQEAPAATQQPVAEQNVPAQTPAPVANDTAKEQVAQQAPAQKQEATQQAPAQQQAPTQQAAPKQETQQVKTTQTSTASTGGSTKAQFLAAGGTEAMWNTIVLPESSGNPNAVSPNGYQGLGQTKESWGTGSVETQTQGMVNYAKERYGSVDAAVAFRSQNNWW, translated from the coding sequence ATGAAAAAAGCATTATTAACTTCATCATTAGCAGTAGCAATCGGAGCAACAGGAGTAGCATCATCTACACACGTAGCAGATGCAGCTGAACAAAATGTAAACAAAGAGCAATTAGCTCAATTAGCTCAATCAAATGCACCAGAACTTAACCAACACGGGATTCAAGAAGGCGCATATGACATCAACTTTACATTAAACGGTTTTGAGTATAACTTCCAATCAGATGGTTCTAACTTCACTTGGGAATACCATGCAACTAATGCAGCGGATTCAGCAAGCACTCAAGAAGCACCAGCTGCAACTCAACAACCAGTAGCTGAACAAAACGTTCCAGCTCAAACACCAGCTCCAGTAGCAAACGATACTGCTAAAGAACAAGTTGCTCAACAAGCACCTGCTCAAAAACAAGAAGCAACTCAACAAGCGCCAGCTCAACAACAAGCACCTACTCAACAAGCTGCGCCTAAACAAGAAACACAACAAGTTAAAACTACACAAACTTCAACAGCTAGCACTGGCGGATCAACTAAAGCTCAATTCTTAGCTGCAGGTGGTACTGAAGCTATGTGGAATACAATCGTATTACCAGAATCAAGCGGTAACCCAAATGCTGTAAGTCCAAATGGTTATCAAGGTCTTGGTCAAACTAAAGAATCATGGGGAACTGGTTCAGTAGAAACACAAACTCAAGGTATGGTTAACTATGCTAAAGAACGTTACGGTTCTGTAGATGCAGCAGTTGCATTCCGTTCTCAAAATAACTGGTGGTAA
- a CDS encoding GntR family transcriptional regulator has product MANEDLTLYQRIRNDIINGNLLQNEKITESKLAQKYNVSRTPIREAIKQLELEYFIKDSYVYVPTVEEYRNIFEMRILIETHAIQKACIVFTQEDIDELRSYTHVEEKQTDEEIIQINDQFHQKIMSATKNSFIIDTYSKLKSHIYLFSKTVINKKRPGLIEEHQVIVDMLEKRDADQAIQLMKDHLLKDLEFSLYYLKS; this is encoded by the coding sequence ATGGCAAATGAAGATTTAACTTTATATCAAAGAATTAGAAACGATATTATTAACGGTAATTTACTTCAAAATGAAAAAATAACTGAAAGTAAGCTGGCACAAAAATACAATGTGAGCCGTACACCAATTCGAGAAGCCATCAAGCAATTAGAACTCGAATATTTTATTAAAGATTCTTATGTATATGTTCCAACAGTTGAAGAATATAGAAATATATTCGAAATGCGTATTTTAATAGAAACACATGCCATACAAAAAGCATGTATCGTATTTACACAAGAGGATATCGATGAGTTAAGAAGTTATACTCACGTTGAAGAAAAACAAACCGATGAAGAGATCATACAAATTAACGATCAATTTCATCAGAAGATTATGAGCGCTACTAAAAATAGTTTCATCATTGACACATACAGTAAATTAAAGAGTCATATTTATCTCTTTAGTAAAACTGTTATAAATAAAAAGAGACCGGGATTGATTGAAGAACACCAAGTGATTGTTGATATGCTAGAAAAAAGAGATGCTGATCAAGCAATTCAACTCATGAAAGATCACTTATTAAAAGATTTAGAATTTAGTCTTTATTATTTAAAATCATAA
- a CDS encoding GtrA family protein: MYKKYGEIFRFIIVGGINTVNYYWVYLLMLKILDINYLVSHLTGFVVSFIISFYLNCYFVYHVQPTIKKFIQFPLTQVVNMGLQTLLLYVFVQWLHINETFAPFVGLIITIPVTFILSKWILVEKQHTDSI, translated from the coding sequence ATGTACAAAAAGTACGGTGAAATTTTCCGATTTATCATTGTGGGCGGTATAAATACAGTGAACTACTACTGGGTTTATCTGCTCATGTTAAAAATATTAGATATTAATTACCTCGTCAGTCATTTAACTGGGTTTGTTGTGAGTTTTATTATTTCATTTTATTTAAATTGTTATTTTGTGTACCATGTACAACCAACGATTAAAAAATTTATACAGTTTCCACTTACACAAGTCGTCAATATGGGATTACAAACATTGTTATTATATGTTTTTGTACAATGGCTACATATTAATGAAACCTTTGCTCCGTTTGTCGGTCTTATTATAACTATACCCGTCACATTTATATTATCTAAATGGATATTGGTTGAGAAACAACATACAGATTCTATTTAA
- a CDS encoding cyclase family protein, with product MWVDITQSLTNRIANWPGDEAFHFKLAETKDDNGVVNIGSISTTTHIGTHMDAPFHFDNEGITIDQIDVNRLIGKATLVECIGEDIITKEMLMDKAIKGTIIMIKTQERANPERFPEEVPALTEDAINYLASIDIKVFGIDVPSVDKIASTTLDNHHTFQKCDIINIENLLLEDVSEGYYDFIGLPLKVVGADGCPIRAVISRI from the coding sequence ATGTGGGTAGATATTACACAATCATTAACAAACCGAATTGCTAATTGGCCTGGAGACGAGGCGTTTCATTTTAAATTGGCTGAAACAAAAGATGATAACGGAGTAGTCAATATAGGTAGTATTTCGACAACAACACATATCGGTACGCACATGGATGCACCGTTTCATTTTGATAATGAAGGAATAACGATAGATCAAATCGATGTGAACCGATTAATTGGAAAAGCAACACTCGTTGAATGTATAGGCGAAGATATCATTACAAAAGAAATGTTAATGGACAAGGCGATTAAAGGAACAATTATTATGATAAAAACGCAAGAGCGGGCGAACCCAGAAAGATTCCCAGAAGAAGTTCCTGCCTTAACCGAAGATGCAATCAACTATTTAGCGTCAATTGATATTAAAGTATTTGGAATTGATGTACCCTCTGTTGATAAAATAGCATCGACAACATTAGATAATCACCATACATTTCAAAAATGCGATATAATCAATATCGAAAATTTATTACTAGAAGATGTATCAGAAGGATATTATGACTTCATCGGCTTACCCCTAAAAGTCGTTGGAGCAGATGGATGTCCGATAAGAGCTGTTATATCTAGGATTTAA
- a CDS encoding fructosamine kinase family protein, protein MNQEWLNQLPIQNIKKCILVRGGDVNEAFRIETKDDIYFLLVQHQRSEDFYDAEVAGLEAFQEAGVRAPIVKGRGEINSDAYLILSYLEEGRSGSQRELGKLVAKLHSHHEPSGKFGFHLPYHGSAITFENGWQETWTNIFVEQRLDQLRNEIVKQHLWTEEEQRKFEQVREIIVDTLENHNSKPSLLHGDLWAGNYMFLDNGEPVLFDPSPLYGDREFDLGATRVFGGFTKDFYDAYNESLPLSKGAEFRIQFYELYLLMVHLVKFGEMYAGSVNRTMNDILEAHI, encoded by the coding sequence ATGAATCAAGAATGGTTAAATCAATTACCGATTCAAAATATCAAAAAATGTATACTAGTTCGTGGTGGAGATGTGAATGAAGCTTTTCGAATAGAAACTAAGGATGATATCTATTTCTTACTCGTTCAACATCAACGTAGTGAAGATTTTTATGATGCAGAAGTTGCTGGATTAGAAGCATTTCAAGAAGCGGGTGTACGTGCACCAATCGTTAAAGGACGTGGAGAAATCAACAGTGATGCATATTTGATATTGAGTTATCTTGAAGAAGGACGTTCAGGAAGTCAACGTGAACTTGGCAAACTTGTTGCGAAATTGCACAGTCATCATGAGCCATCAGGTAAATTTGGATTTCATTTACCTTATCACGGCAGTGCGATAACTTTTGAAAATGGATGGCAAGAGACGTGGACAAATATCTTCGTTGAACAACGATTAGATCAATTGCGAAATGAAATCGTTAAACAACATCTTTGGACAGAAGAGGAACAACGCAAGTTTGAACAAGTACGTGAAATCATTGTAGATACTTTGGAAAATCATAATAGTAAACCGTCATTATTACATGGAGATTTATGGGCAGGTAATTATATGTTCTTAGACAATGGAGAACCTGTATTGTTTGATCCTTCACCGTTATATGGAGATCGAGAATTTGATCTCGGTGCTACGCGCGTATTTGGAGGGTTTACAAAAGATTTTTATGATGCTTATAATGAATCATTACCATTAAGTAAAGGTGCAGAATTCCGAATTCAATTTTATGAACTATATCTATTGATGGTTCATCTTGTGAAATTTGGCGAAATGTATGCTGGAAGTGTCAATCGAACGATGAATGACATACTCGAAGCGCATATTTAA
- a CDS encoding amino acid permease has protein sequence MEDNHLKRGLSSRQVQMIALGGTIGVGLFMGASSTIKWTGPSAIFAYLVAGLFLYLVMRAMGELVYLYPTTGSFANYASDYLHPVAGYVTAWSNIFQWIVVGMSEVIAVGQYMQYWWPDLPTWIPGVIVVVTLAAANLTSVKAFGEFEFWFAMIKVVTIILMIVAGFGLIFFGLGNGGNAIGLSNLTEHGGFFPKGIVGFFFALSLVVGSYQGVELIGITAGETKDPQKNIKNAVNGVIWRILIFYIGAIFVIVTVYPWDQLGSVGSPFVATFAKVGITIAAGLINFVVITAAMSGCNSGIFSSSRMVYTLAQKGQMPKIFTKVMKTGVPFFAVLAISIGIFIGVILNIVLPMVIDGSENIFVYVYSASILPGMVPWFMILLSHIQFRKNHADELKDHPFKMPFAPFSNYLTLAFFTLVLIGMLFNQETRVSVIIGIVFLGAMSGIYFLRGYHKEDKGEY, from the coding sequence ATGGAAGACAATCATTTAAAAAGGGGTCTTAGTTCTCGCCAAGTTCAGATGATCGCACTTGGAGGAACAATTGGTGTTGGTCTGTTTATGGGTGCTTCAAGTACAATTAAATGGACAGGACCATCAGCAATATTTGCTTATTTAGTAGCAGGGTTATTTTTATACTTAGTGATGAGAGCAATGGGAGAGTTGGTTTATTTATATCCAACAACAGGTTCATTTGCGAACTATGCAAGTGATTATCTACATCCAGTTGCAGGTTACGTTACAGCTTGGAGTAATATCTTCCAGTGGATTGTCGTAGGGATGAGTGAAGTAATTGCAGTAGGACAATATATGCAATATTGGTGGCCGGACTTACCAACATGGATACCGGGAGTCATCGTTGTAGTCACATTAGCAGCTGCCAATTTAACATCTGTTAAAGCATTTGGAGAATTTGAATTCTGGTTTGCAATGATTAAAGTTGTCACAATCATCTTAATGATTGTAGCTGGATTTGGATTAATCTTCTTCGGTTTAGGAAATGGTGGAAATGCAATCGGTTTAAGTAATTTAACTGAACACGGTGGTTTCTTCCCTAAAGGAATTGTAGGTTTCTTCTTTGCACTATCATTAGTTGTCGGTTCATATCAAGGGGTAGAATTAATTGGTATTACAGCAGGAGAAACAAAAGATCCACAGAAAAATATTAAAAATGCAGTTAACGGTGTTATCTGGCGTATATTAATCTTTTACATAGGTGCGATATTTGTTATTGTAACAGTTTATCCATGGGATCAATTAGGAAGTGTAGGAAGTCCATTTGTTGCTACATTTGCAAAAGTAGGTATTACAATCGCGGCTGGATTAATTAACTTTGTAGTTATTACAGCAGCAATGTCTGGATGTAACTCAGGTATATTCAGTTCAAGTCGTATGGTATATACGTTAGCTCAAAAAGGACAAATGCCTAAAATCTTTACTAAAGTAATGAAGACAGGCGTACCATTCTTTGCAGTATTAGCAATTTCAATCGGTATCTTTATTGGTGTTATCTTAAACATCGTTTTACCAATGGTTATTGATGGTTCTGAAAATATCTTTGTATATGTGTATAGTGCATCAATCTTACCAGGAATGGTTCCATGGTTCATGATACTATTAAGTCATATCCAATTTAGAAAGAATCATGCAGATGAACTAAAAGATCATCCGTTCAAAATGCCATTTGCACCATTCTCGAACTACTTAACATTAGCGTTCTTTACATTAGTGTTAATCGGAATGTTGTTTAATCAAGAAACAAGAGTATCTGTGATTATCGGTATAGTATTCCTAGGTGCCATGTCAGGGATATACTTCTTAAGAGGTTATCATAAAGAAGACAAAGGTGAATACTAA
- a CDS encoding MFS transporter, translating to MNDVNKMNKQSWILFIGILLIGASLRAPITSVGIALPSIKESLLLSNTSVSLITIIPLLSFAAVSLFAAKISHRYGLERTVFGALMIILIGIALRAITDVSWLYIGTILIGVGIAFGNVLTPGIIKMNFPLRIGVMTGYYTVVMNIFGSLSSYVTAPLVKQFNYQFAISLIGVVTLIGIIVWSLQLKKHKAVKQVASTDTINVWKSPLAWQITLLMGGQSLMFYSLINWLPEFLLSEGVPIHEAGLYLSILQLAIIPLTFVTPIFAEKMKNQVALTFGTGLLFMVGILVLMFMTRSAIIGIILIGIASGLAFGLVNTFFGLRTEHAHTAAKLSGMSQAVGYLFAAIGPLGFGILHDVTHSWYASFSILLVTAGLIMFFGSQAGRNRTIEQTL from the coding sequence ATGAATGACGTTAACAAAATGAATAAACAGAGCTGGATTTTGTTTATTGGTATTTTACTAATTGGGGCAAGTTTAAGAGCGCCAATTACTTCAGTAGGTATTGCATTACCTTCAATTAAAGAATCACTACTTTTATCGAATACATCCGTCAGTTTGATTACAATTATTCCATTGTTATCATTCGCGGCTGTATCTTTATTTGCAGCGAAAATCAGCCACAGATATGGTCTGGAGCGTACAGTGTTTGGCGCATTAATGATTATATTAATCGGTATTGCGTTAAGAGCAATTACTGACGTATCGTGGCTATACATAGGAACGATATTAATCGGTGTCGGCATTGCGTTCGGTAATGTATTGACGCCAGGTATTATTAAAATGAATTTCCCGTTACGTATAGGTGTGATGACAGGGTATTATACTGTTGTTATGAATATATTCGGTAGTTTGTCATCATATGTAACTGCACCATTAGTAAAACAATTTAATTATCAGTTTGCGATTAGTTTAATTGGTGTTGTTACGTTGATTGGCATTATCGTGTGGTCATTACAATTGAAGAAACATAAGGCAGTTAAACAGGTGGCTTCAACTGATACTATAAATGTTTGGAAATCTCCATTAGCATGGCAAATCACATTGTTAATGGGTGGACAGTCTCTGATGTTCTATTCGCTCATTAACTGGTTGCCAGAATTTTTATTAAGTGAAGGTGTGCCAATTCATGAAGCGGGCCTTTACTTATCAATATTACAATTAGCAATAATTCCACTGACATTTGTGACGCCAATATTTGCTGAGAAGATGAAGAACCAAGTCGCACTAACATTTGGCACAGGTTTGTTATTTATGGTCGGTATATTAGTGCTTATGTTTATGACACGTTCTGCAATCATTGGCATTATACTGATTGGTATTGCGAGCGGATTGGCGTTTGGCTTAGTGAATACTTTCTTTGGTTTAAGAACAGAGCATGCACATACAGCAGCAAAATTATCTGGAATGTCGCAAGCTGTAGGTTATTTATTCGCTGCGATTGGACCGTTAGGATTTGGGATTTTACATGATGTGACACATAGTTGGTATGCATCATTTAGCATATTATTAGTGACTGCTGGACTCATTATGTTCTTTGGATCACAAGCAGGAAGAAATCGAACAATCGAACAAACGTTGTAA
- a CDS encoding NAD(P)-binding domain-containing protein, whose translation MMKIGFIGLGIMGKPMVKNLLSADKEVYVNDLNKEAELEVVQLGAKAVSIEEMTREVDYMITMLPNGAIVKSVLYSGEHAILNQTDLKVKLVIDMSSLTPNESVEINKVMGERGIKYVDAPVSGGEPLAITGELAVMLGCDESSLDEIKTVLAPISASVVRVGDVGAGSVVKLANQIIVNTNIAALSEAVVLAKKFDIDLNEMHQAIQSGLAGSAVMEAKFPKMIEEDYQPGGTLNINLKDLKNVVSTADTVGLTLPVVSQIKEIYKSEVANGNGLNDHSGIIQYFEKINNLG comes from the coding sequence ATGATGAAGATTGGATTTATAGGATTAGGCATTATGGGAAAGCCTATGGTAAAGAATTTATTAAGTGCGGATAAAGAAGTCTATGTTAATGACTTAAATAAAGAAGCAGAATTAGAAGTTGTTCAATTAGGTGCAAAAGCAGTATCAATAGAAGAAATGACAAGAGAAGTGGATTACATGATTACAATGTTGCCTAATGGCGCAATCGTTAAATCAGTTCTTTATAGTGGGGAACATGCAATTCTTAATCAAACGGACTTGAAAGTGAAGTTGGTCATTGATATGAGTTCATTAACACCGAATGAATCAGTGGAAATTAATAAAGTAATGGGCGAGCGAGGTATTAAATATGTTGATGCACCTGTAAGTGGTGGAGAACCATTAGCGATTACTGGTGAATTAGCTGTCATGTTAGGTTGTGACGAATCAAGCTTAGATGAGATTAAAACAGTGTTGGCGCCAATTTCAGCTTCAGTAGTAAGAGTAGGAGATGTTGGTGCAGGCAGTGTCGTTAAATTAGCCAATCAAATTATTGTGAATACTAATATTGCTGCATTATCAGAAGCTGTTGTATTAGCGAAGAAATTTGATATTGATCTTAATGAAATGCATCAAGCCATTCAATCAGGGTTAGCGGGCTCAGCAGTAATGGAAGCGAAATTCCCTAAAATGATTGAAGAAGACTATCAACCAGGTGGTACATTGAATATTAATTTGAAAGATTTAAAGAATGTCGTATCGACTGCAGATACAGTTGGCTTAACATTGCCAGTTGTAAGTCAAATTAAAGAAATATATAAATCTGAAGTTGCAAATGGGAATGGCTTAAATGATCATTCTGGTATTATTCAGTATTTCGAAAAAATTAATAATTTGGGGTGA
- a CDS encoding four-carbon acid sugar kinase family protein, whose amino-acid sequence MLTQTHINEKKNDSIDKRLNELQYKIIVLDDDPTGTQTVKDLPVYTEWTEEWIEDGFLQSNNMFYILTNSRALNEEETKILHHEVSANIQSVSKKLNHPYLIISRGDSTLRGHFYLEPKVLSESADQVFDAVFYIPAFFEGHRYTFNGVHYLKENEAYIPVSESEFANDTTFGFNSKSMKAFINEKSKNTINIEDIYHISLDLLRKRDKTAIHALFNELSHFDQVVVDAVNDEDMDFFVSCLTSYLLEHDKRFIFRTAASFVKAICETPGEMINLRSYEENQHGGMIVVGSHVKKSSEQLEYLLNHTQIKGIEFDVKEVIKPSLPLYIIEMTEKVESYIENGQDVVIYTSRDVIRTEDLQNNLSISTTISNSLVTIVSHLKIQPKFIIAKGGITSSDVATKGLQIKKATVVGQITQGVPVWLTGKEAKYHHMPYVIFPGNVGEASTLSEVYELNK is encoded by the coding sequence GTGTTAACACAAACGCATATAAATGAAAAAAAGAACGATTCAATAGATAAACGTTTAAACGAACTACAATATAAGATTATTGTTCTAGATGATGATCCAACAGGTACACAAACAGTTAAAGATTTACCAGTGTATACAGAATGGACGGAAGAATGGATTGAAGATGGTTTTCTTCAATCTAACAACATGTTTTATATTCTTACCAATTCTAGAGCTTTAAATGAAGAAGAGACAAAAATTTTACACCATGAAGTAAGCGCTAACATACAAAGCGTATCGAAAAAATTGAATCATCCTTATTTAATTATTAGTAGAGGAGATTCGACATTACGTGGTCACTTTTACTTAGAACCTAAAGTACTTAGTGAGTCAGCAGACCAAGTATTTGATGCAGTATTTTATATTCCAGCATTCTTTGAAGGGCATCGTTATACATTTAATGGTGTGCATTACTTAAAAGAAAATGAAGCATATATACCTGTATCTGAAAGTGAATTTGCGAATGATACAACGTTTGGCTTCAATTCTAAATCAATGAAAGCTTTTATTAATGAAAAAAGTAAAAACACAATTAATATAGAAGATATTTATCATATTTCATTAGATTTATTAAGAAAGAGAGACAAAACAGCAATCCATGCATTGTTTAATGAGTTATCTCATTTTGATCAAGTAGTTGTAGATGCGGTTAATGATGAAGATATGGATTTCTTCGTATCGTGTTTAACGTCTTATTTATTAGAGCACGACAAACGATTTATTTTTAGAACGGCGGCATCTTTTGTAAAAGCGATTTGTGAAACACCTGGAGAAATGATTAATTTAAGATCATATGAAGAAAATCAGCATGGTGGCATGATTGTTGTTGGTTCTCATGTGAAGAAATCGTCGGAACAGCTTGAGTATTTATTGAATCATACTCAGATTAAAGGAATTGAATTTGATGTGAAAGAAGTGATTAAACCATCACTTCCGCTATATATCATTGAAATGACAGAAAAAGTTGAGAGCTACATTGAGAATGGTCAAGATGTTGTTATATATACATCTCGAGATGTGATTAGAACAGAAGATTTACAAAACAATTTAAGCATTTCAACAACCATCTCAAATAGTTTAGTGACAATCGTTTCTCATTTAAAGATTCAACCTAAATTTATTATCGCGAAAGGCGGTATAACGTCTAGTGATGTAGCAACGAAAGGGTTACAAATTAAAAAAGCAACAGTCGTTGGTCAAATTACACAAGGTGTGCCTGTGTGGTTAACAGGTAAAGAAGCGAAGTACCATCACATGCCATATGTGATATTTCCTGGCAATGTAGGTGAAGCATCAACATTAAGCGAAGTTTATGAATTAAATAAATAA